The following coding sequences lie in one Gemmatimonadaceae bacterium genomic window:
- a CDS encoding prolyl oligopeptidase family serine peptidase gives MANGSSKVSLVAACAIAMFAARVAYAQSAPPDAPIRPDTVDYFGTKVVDNYRYFENLHDPEVQQWMKAQADDTRATLDALPGYPALLARITELDASEPVHVSQLQIVAGRYYSLRRPAGSQSSKLYVRDGVHGEDHLLIDPATLGADQHAHLTIDGYAPSPDGRYVAYGIAAGGSEQRTLHILDVRLGRDLPETGDRIQGEPVWRADGRSFFYSRQQKLTADMSSTQENDNPRDYLHVLGRAFDDDPPIVGRGVSDEAFSLAPTEFADVMTAPRSRYAIAFVFAGTDSRMRVYAAPVDSVRDRHTAWRPIAPSYDDQYIGGDAAEVASIALTADTLYWLSRKDAPRGRILKVDLTRRDSKPEVVVPEGELPISEVYAARDAIYWRVSDAGINSVRRLRLERGARPESLRLPYAANVSDISTDAESDATVLSATSSVRPPAYLGVDAKTGAVTDTDLQPAGPADRPDDLVDEEVKVKSWDGTQVPLSIIHMKGMKRDGSHPTAMLGYGAYGVDASSPYSRSMRAWYERNGVTATCHVRGGGEYGEAWHQAAFQATKPNSWKDFIACAEFLIAHQYTSASHLSVVGGSAGGILAGRAIEERPDLFAAAVARSPAADMLRLETTAIGPHNILEFGSVKTEAGFRSLYAMSPYVNVKDGVKYPAVLITTGINDPRVPAWMPAKFAARLEAATASGKPVLLRVDYDAGHGFIDATQRQRELWLADDLAFWLWRSGDPAFQPKR, from the coding sequence ATGGCTAACGGGAGCTCGAAAGTGTCGCTCGTGGCCGCGTGTGCCATTGCCATGTTCGCGGCACGGGTTGCGTACGCGCAGTCGGCGCCGCCTGACGCACCGATCCGCCCCGACACCGTCGACTACTTCGGCACCAAAGTCGTCGACAACTACCGCTACTTCGAGAACCTGCACGATCCCGAAGTCCAGCAATGGATGAAGGCGCAGGCCGACGACACCCGCGCAACCTTGGACGCGCTACCCGGCTATCCGGCGCTGCTCGCGCGTATAACGGAACTCGATGCGTCGGAGCCGGTCCACGTGAGCCAGCTACAGATCGTCGCGGGTCGCTATTACTCGCTGCGGAGGCCGGCCGGGTCGCAGTCTTCCAAGCTGTACGTACGCGATGGCGTGCATGGCGAGGATCACCTGCTCATCGATCCGGCGACGCTCGGCGCCGACCAGCACGCTCATCTGACCATCGATGGCTATGCGCCTTCGCCAGATGGCCGCTATGTCGCCTATGGGATCGCCGCCGGCGGGTCGGAACAACGGACGCTGCACATCCTCGACGTTCGGTTAGGTAGGGACCTGCCGGAAACAGGGGATCGCATCCAGGGCGAACCCGTCTGGCGTGCCGACGGCCGCTCGTTCTTCTATTCGCGCCAGCAGAAGTTGACGGCGGACATGTCCTCGACGCAGGAGAACGACAACCCGCGTGATTACCTCCATGTGCTCGGCCGCGCGTTCGACGACGATCCGCCGATTGTCGGCCGTGGCGTGAGCGATGAGGCGTTCTCCCTCGCACCGACTGAATTCGCCGACGTCATGACGGCGCCGCGCTCGCGGTACGCCATCGCGTTCGTCTTTGCTGGCACCGATAGCCGCATGCGCGTGTACGCGGCGCCCGTGGACTCGGTGCGCGACAGACACACCGCGTGGCGTCCGATCGCCCCCAGCTATGATGATCAATACATCGGCGGCGACGCCGCGGAAGTCGCGAGCATCGCGTTGACCGCGGACACGTTGTACTGGTTGTCGCGCAAGGACGCGCCACGCGGCCGAATTCTGAAGGTCGATCTGACCAGAAGAGACTCGAAGCCGGAAGTCGTGGTGCCCGAGGGCGAGCTGCCGATCTCCGAGGTGTACGCTGCCCGCGACGCGATCTATTGGCGGGTCAGTGACGCCGGCATCAACAGTGTTCGTCGTCTGCGCTTGGAGCGCGGCGCACGTCCAGAGTCCCTGCGCCTGCCGTATGCTGCAAACGTCTCCGACATTTCGACGGACGCGGAGAGTGATGCCACCGTACTCTCGGCAACGAGCTCGGTGCGTCCGCCGGCGTACCTCGGCGTGGACGCGAAGACGGGTGCCGTTACCGACACCGACTTGCAACCAGCCGGACCCGCCGACCGCCCCGACGATCTCGTCGACGAAGAAGTGAAAGTGAAAAGTTGGGACGGCACCCAAGTCCCGCTGTCGATCATTCACATGAAAGGCATGAAGCGTGACGGCAGTCACCCGACCGCCATGCTTGGCTACGGCGCCTACGGTGTCGATGCCTCGTCGCCGTACTCACGAAGCATGCGCGCCTGGTACGAGCGCAACGGCGTCACTGCCACCTGCCACGTGCGCGGCGGCGGTGAGTACGGGGAAGCGTGGCACCAGGCTGCATTTCAGGCGACCAAACCGAACAGCTGGAAGGACTTCATTGCCTGCGCCGAGTTTTTGATCGCGCATCAATACACGAGCGCTTCGCATCTGAGTGTCGTTGGTGGAAGTGCCGGCGGCATCCTGGCTGGGCGCGCAATCGAGGAACGCCCTGATCTGTTCGCGGCGGCCGTTGCCAGGTCTCCGGCCGCTGACATGCTGCGCCTCGAGACGACCGCCATCGGCCCGCACAACATTCTCGAGTTCGGTAGCGTCAAGACTGAAGCCGGCTTTCGATCACTCTACGCGATGAGTCCCTACGTCAACGTGAAGGATGGCGTGAAGTACCCCGCCGTCTTGATCACGACCGGCATCAACGATCCTCGCGTGCCCGCGTGGATGCCGGCCAAGTTCGCTGCGCGCCTCGAGGCCGCCACCGCGAGCGGGAAGCCGGTGCTCTTACGAGTCGACTACGACGCGGGCCACGGCTTCATCGACGCAACCCAGCGGCAACGCGAGTTGTGGCTCGCCGACGACCTCGCGTTTTGGCTCTGGCGCTCTGGCGATCCAGCGTTTCAACCAAAACGGTAG
- a CDS encoding creatininase family protein produces MSERPYLLAESTWTTVRDTAYEVAVLPWGATEAHNRHLPYATDVFESEAVANESARLAWEAGARVLVLPAIPFGVNTGQLDVAYCVNMNPSTQALVLGDVARSIAPHGVRKLVVLNGHGGNDFRQMIRELQPATPLFLCSLNWYVCGDPKAHFEEPGDHAGELETSVMMAIAPHLVRPLGEAGPGTARRFRVRGLREGWAWAPRRWTEVTDDTGVGNPGKATAEKGRVYFDAVCREIADFLVELAEADPKAMYK; encoded by the coding sequence GTGTCCGAACGTCCTTACCTCCTCGCCGAGTCCACCTGGACGACGGTGCGCGACACCGCCTACGAAGTCGCGGTGCTGCCGTGGGGCGCGACCGAAGCGCACAACCGGCACTTGCCGTATGCGACCGACGTGTTCGAGTCCGAGGCGGTGGCAAACGAGTCGGCGCGTCTGGCGTGGGAAGCCGGCGCGCGCGTGCTGGTGCTGCCGGCCATTCCATTTGGGGTGAACACAGGCCAGCTGGACGTCGCGTATTGCGTGAACATGAATCCCAGCACGCAGGCGCTGGTGCTGGGCGACGTGGCGAGAAGCATCGCGCCGCACGGCGTGCGAAAGCTCGTCGTGCTGAATGGCCATGGCGGCAACGATTTCCGGCAGATGATCCGGGAGTTGCAACCCGCGACGCCGTTATTCTTGTGCTCGCTCAACTGGTACGTGTGCGGCGATCCCAAGGCGCACTTTGAAGAGCCGGGCGATCACGCAGGCGAGCTCGAGACAAGCGTGATGATGGCGATCGCGCCCCACCTGGTGCGTCCGCTGGGCGAAGCCGGTCCGGGTACCGCCCGTCGCTTTCGGGTACGCGGGCTGCGCGAGGGGTGGGCATGGGCGCCGCGTCGTTGGACGGAAGTGACAGACGATACCGGCGTGGGGAACCCGGGCAAGGCGACGGCCGAGAAAGGCCGTGTGTATTTCGACGCCGTGTGCCGGGAGATCGCCGACTTTCTGGTCGAGTTGGCAGAGGCCGACCCCAAAGCCATGTACAAATGA
- a CDS encoding GvpL/GvpF family gas vesicle protein: MTQRQELAMDEVTLAPRTTAGPPDGGKYVYCIVRTDAPCEFGAIGMGGEGRRVYTVHHKDLAAVVSDTPIVIYDPTRENVLAHEFVNETVMREHTVIPMSFGTVFRSEDDVTELLRSTYQAFSDVLDKMRDKIEFGLKVLWDREQVVATLERTNEEIGRLKEEIENNAQSSTYFARVQLGRLVESALEEAGNAFVVDVHESLRPVAVASRSSKPIGDRMIMNAAFLVERSASELFDEKVRELSHRHEGLLTFKYTGPWPPYNFVNIKLKLERAD, translated from the coding sequence ATGACGCAGCGACAGGAGCTGGCGATGGATGAGGTGACGCTCGCCCCGCGTACAACAGCGGGCCCGCCGGACGGTGGCAAGTACGTCTATTGCATCGTGCGCACCGACGCGCCGTGCGAGTTCGGCGCAATTGGAATGGGCGGGGAAGGGAGGCGTGTGTACACGGTGCACCACAAAGATCTCGCCGCCGTGGTCAGCGACACGCCGATCGTGATCTATGATCCGACGCGCGAGAACGTGCTGGCCCACGAGTTCGTCAACGAAACCGTGATGCGCGAGCACACGGTGATTCCGATGTCGTTCGGCACCGTGTTCCGCTCCGAGGACGACGTGACGGAGCTGCTGCGCTCGACGTACCAGGCCTTCAGCGACGTGCTGGACAAGATGCGCGACAAGATCGAATTCGGCCTCAAGGTATTGTGGGACCGGGAACAGGTCGTCGCGACGCTCGAGCGGACCAACGAGGAGATCGGCCGCCTGAAAGAAGAAATCGAGAACAATGCGCAGAGCTCCACGTATTTCGCCCGTGTTCAGTTAGGCAGGCTCGTCGAGTCGGCGCTCGAGGAAGCCGGCAACGCGTTCGTGGTCGACGTGCACGAGTCGCTGCGCCCGGTGGCCGTCGCCAGCCGGAGCAGCAAACCGATCGGCGATCGCATGATCATGAACGCCGCCTTCCTCGTGGAACGCTCGGCGAGCGAACTGTTCGACGAAAAGGTGCGCGAGCTGAGCCACCGCCACGAAGGCCTGCTGACGTTCAAGTACACCGGCCCGTGGCCGCCGTACAACTTCGTCAACATCAAGCTCAAGCTCGAGCGCGCGGACTAA
- a CDS encoding gas vesicle protein GvpG, with protein MGLLAKLLTFPVSGPVAGIRWSLEMVERTAREELTDDTAIKQELMELQLALESGDIDEAAYLVREAELMLKLRDVRYWREQFGMGIAGGPVRVQRDEDDR; from the coding sequence ATGGGGCTGCTCGCGAAGCTGCTGACATTTCCCGTCTCCGGACCCGTGGCCGGCATCCGGTGGTCGCTGGAGATGGTGGAGCGCACGGCGCGCGAGGAGCTCACCGACGACACGGCGATCAAACAGGAGCTCATGGAGCTGCAGCTCGCCCTCGAGAGCGGGGATATCGACGAGGCCGCGTACCTCGTCCGCGAAGCGGAACTCATGTTGAAGCTGCGCGACGTCCGCTACTGGCGCGAGCAGTTCGGTATGGGCATCGCCGGCGGTCCGGTGCGCGTGCAGCGCGACGAGGACGACCGCTGA
- a CDS encoding GvpL/GvpF family gas vesicle protein translates to MYAYGVVRPAAPIARAPRGLDDTVVALEQNPGRQVAALVSRVDPAIYTSDVAESRAGDVGWVGPRAVAHDAVLSWASEAGGVVPFPMFTLFASPDSLRAMLRERDASLGGLLDRVAPCQEWTVRVFRLDDRAAAALAETSPAIADLEHRAKAAAPGQRYLLERKADEMRGAELRRVSGDSAREAFDALAALGERAVRDALPAAPSGARPLGVAVLDASFLVRRDRADAFRARANDLAARLEPRGFRVELSGPWPPYHFVRDDA, encoded by the coding sequence CTGTACGCCTACGGTGTGGTGCGCCCCGCCGCGCCGATCGCGCGCGCTCCCCGCGGCCTGGATGACACGGTGGTGGCGCTCGAGCAGAATCCCGGCCGCCAGGTGGCCGCGCTCGTGTCGCGCGTCGACCCGGCGATCTACACCTCCGATGTGGCCGAATCGCGCGCCGGCGACGTCGGTTGGGTGGGACCGCGCGCCGTGGCCCACGACGCCGTCCTCAGTTGGGCGAGCGAAGCCGGCGGCGTCGTGCCGTTCCCGATGTTCACCCTGTTCGCGTCGCCGGACTCGCTGCGCGCCATGCTGCGCGAGCGCGATGCATCGTTAGGCGGGCTCCTCGACCGCGTCGCCCCCTGTCAGGAATGGACCGTCCGCGTGTTCCGTCTCGACGACCGCGCCGCCGCCGCGCTCGCGGAAACGAGCCCGGCGATCGCCGACCTCGAGCACCGCGCCAAAGCCGCGGCGCCGGGTCAACGCTACCTCCTCGAGCGGAAAGCCGACGAGATGCGCGGCGCCGAGCTCCGACGCGTGAGCGGAGACTCCGCCCGCGAGGCGTTCGATGCGCTCGCCGCACTCGGCGAACGCGCCGTGCGCGATGCCCTGCCGGCCGCGCCGTCCGGCGCCCGTCCGTTGGGCGTCGCCGTGCTCGACGCCTCCTTCCTCGTAAGGCGCGACCGCGCTGATGCGTTTCGCGCCCGCGCCAACGACCTGGCGGCCCGCCTCGAGCCGCGCGGCTTTCGCGTCGAGCTCAGCGGACCCTGGCCGCCCTATCATTTCGTGCGCGACGACGCGTGA
- a CDS encoding gas vesicle protein, translated as MSDDALELSGDDRLVLGDLLNHVLDKGIVISGDITISVADIDLIRVGLGIYITAIQSELDHAAAQERATPDAHVPVLHHPRGL; from the coding sequence GTGAGCGACGACGCGCTCGAGCTCTCGGGCGACGACCGCCTCGTGTTGGGCGATCTGTTGAACCACGTGCTCGACAAAGGCATCGTGATCAGCGGCGACATCACCATCTCGGTCGCCGACATCGACCTCATTCGCGTCGGGTTAGGCATCTACATTACCGCCATCCAGTCCGAGCTCGATCACGCGGCCGCGCAGGAGCGCGCGACGCCCGATGCCCACGTACCTGTATTGCATCATCCCCGCGGGCTGTGA
- a CDS encoding GvpL/GvpF family gas vesicle protein, translating into MPTYLYCIIPAGCDPPDGSRRGVDDAPVRELSAKGLAAWVSDTPEMIVAPSVARARAHDNVVRDAMSRATPVPARFGQVLATDAAAADLLAQRRDSLLESLARVTGCVEMTVRILFGSQRADAGPAPRESGRAYLHWVRERQQARQSVADQAEFLRAALARAVGDAGVVREIRWAPVAPGAQSVESAHLVPRMLLVRHRDVVRAAVERDHRMKVMLSGPWAPYTFCAASRE; encoded by the coding sequence ATGCCCACGTACCTGTATTGCATCATCCCCGCGGGCTGTGACCCGCCCGACGGATCCCGGCGCGGCGTCGATGACGCGCCCGTCCGCGAGCTTTCCGCAAAGGGCCTGGCCGCGTGGGTCAGCGACACGCCCGAGATGATCGTCGCGCCGAGCGTCGCGCGCGCACGGGCACACGACAACGTCGTGCGCGACGCGATGTCGCGCGCCACGCCCGTCCCCGCGCGCTTCGGCCAGGTGCTCGCCACCGACGCCGCCGCGGCGGATCTCCTCGCCCAACGGCGCGACTCGCTTCTCGAGTCGCTGGCGCGCGTGACCGGCTGCGTCGAGATGACGGTGCGCATCCTCTTCGGCAGCCAGCGCGCGGACGCCGGACCTGCGCCGCGCGAATCGGGACGGGCCTACCTGCACTGGGTTCGCGAGCGACAGCAGGCTCGGCAGTCCGTGGCCGATCAGGCCGAATTCTTGCGGGCGGCGCTGGCGCGGGCAGTCGGGGACGCTGGCGTCGTTCGCGAAATCCGTTGGGCTCCTGTCGCACCGGGCGCGCAGTCGGTGGAGTCGGCGCACCTGGTGCCTCGCATGCTCCTGGTTCGTCATCGCGACGTCGTCCGTGCGGCGGTCGAGCGGGACCATCGGATGAAAGTGATGCTTTCTGGACCATGGGCGCCGTATACCTTTTGCGCGGCCTCCCGTGAGTAG
- a CDS encoding gas vesicle protein K, giving the protein MSSGHAGDDVPAPGIEASAGSIDAFEAELRAVARALPDRIDADPEHVEAGLARLVLTVVELLRNVLEHQAIRRMDGGSLSEEQIERLGLSLMRLNERMAELKAAFHVTDDDLNIDLGPLGRLR; this is encoded by the coding sequence GTGAGTAGTGGACACGCCGGCGACGACGTGCCGGCGCCCGGTATCGAAGCCAGCGCGGGAAGCATCGACGCATTCGAAGCGGAGCTCCGCGCGGTGGCGCGAGCGCTTCCCGATCGCATCGACGCGGATCCCGAGCACGTCGAGGCCGGATTGGCCCGGCTCGTCTTGACAGTGGTTGAACTGTTGCGGAATGTGTTGGAGCACCAAGCTATACGCCGTATGGATGGCGGCTCGCTGTCGGAGGAGCAGATCGAGCGCCTGGGCCTGTCGCTCATGCGTCTCAACGAGCGTATGGCCGAGCTCAAGGCTGCGTTTCACGTGACGGACGACGATCTGAACATCGACCTCGGACCGTTAGGCCGGCTGCGATGA
- a CDS encoding gas vesicle protein produces MPEHIAQTKSHGLVEVLDRVLDKGLVIAGDIKINLANVELLTIQVRLLVCSIDKAEQIGLNWWRYDPRLTGVVASPFATAGDSVESRLARIERRLDALVAPSQSGHPHPPRTGAEPSSAE; encoded by the coding sequence GTGCCCGAGCACATTGCACAGACAAAGAGTCACGGCCTGGTCGAGGTGCTGGACCGCGTCCTCGACAAGGGTCTCGTGATCGCCGGCGACATCAAGATCAATCTCGCCAACGTCGAGCTGCTCACCATCCAGGTGCGCCTCCTCGTCTGCTCGATCGACAAGGCCGAGCAAATCGGACTGAACTGGTGGCGGTACGATCCACGCCTCACGGGAGTCGTCGCGTCGCCGTTCGCGACCGCCGGCGACTCCGTCGAGAGCCGGCTCGCGCGCATCGAGCGCCGACTCGATGCGCTGGTCGCCCCGTCCCAGTCCGGTCACCCGCACCCGCCGCGCACGGGCGCCGAACCTTCATCTGCGGAGTGA
- the gvpA gene encoding gas vesicle structural protein GvpA, giving the protein MAVERSPGGSSLIDVLDRVLDKGIVIDAWVRVSLVGIDLVTVEARVVVASIDTYLKYSEAVGLTASGSRPRELAGALIETELERVQRENHELRLRLEQLNAPDRVV; this is encoded by the coding sequence ATGGCTGTCGAGCGTTCGCCGGGCGGCAGTTCCCTCATCGACGTGCTGGACCGCGTCCTCGACAAAGGCATCGTCATCGACGCCTGGGTCCGCGTGTCGCTCGTCGGAATCGACCTCGTCACCGTCGAGGCGCGCGTCGTCGTCGCCTCGATCGATACCTACCTCAAGTACTCGGAAGCGGTGGGCCTCACCGCCTCCGGCTCGCGCCCGCGCGAGCTGGCCGGGGCGCTGATCGAAACCGAGCTCGAGCGCGTCCAACGCGAAAACCACGAGCTCCGCTTGCGCCTCGAACAGCTGAACGCGCCGGACCGCGTCGTGTAA
- a CDS encoding ATP-binding protein produces the protein MILPGSSAGPYTDPPDYLPTLVEAPDFPAAALFALTELGRLAGSQRGALFVIDTAAEALTAASLLGASPNDELASIPLGDLSHPWVAAAVAMRPARSRRDDAATTRLPIADWIALPLPQTYVRSAPIPLQPRNTAELLRSSGAEIIPATTRAGQSPGGVVVLDAANLPEAAVGQLVRLAALSGPVLSRLATIGAARRENDHLRQISSRLTLMLNALPDPVVITDAANNILVQNERAEHLLSTRESDSPGRRRALELNNLLFTSGLARALMTGDLRTAPRELTLVDPLEGVELLFELLSHPLGASVESEGVVLSVLRDVTDLRRAADELEHQVKRGRQAEMQATKERDRLNLILTNVADPILVTDDRAKILLMNEKAEQLFDVGGTTDTYDYRVKQAALGNDTKFSAFVGEFALSPERDRHERMTLVRPEDGTLLPVEVVSGKISNDRGEAVAIVSVLHDLTKQVENERLYREVKAFSDELEARVRAATKDLEAQNERLKWQSQELEKANKLKSDFLASMSHELRTPINAIMGHASLTIDQIHGPLNDRQRDALRRIRAAAQDLLTLINDLLDLARIEAGKMPVTYEHVDPRIIIAEVHQQVEPLLQKRGLAFTSSVSEECREIETDRQKFKQILLNLISNAIKFTPRGGITVTVCIENGDDLRVDVTDTGIGIKGSDLDMIWEDFRQVDQSMTREVGGTGLGLSIVRKLLDRLGGRASVVSTYGAGTTFTLVFPLSRERRRDEAAEPALPAAG, from the coding sequence ATGATCCTGCCTGGCTCGTCGGCGGGTCCCTATACGGACCCGCCGGACTATCTGCCGACGCTGGTAGAAGCGCCAGACTTTCCCGCCGCTGCACTCTTTGCGCTGACGGAGTTGGGACGCCTGGCCGGAAGCCAACGCGGTGCTCTGTTCGTCATCGACACCGCCGCGGAAGCCCTCACTGCCGCCAGCCTCCTCGGTGCCTCGCCCAACGATGAGCTGGCGAGCATTCCGTTAGGCGACCTCTCGCACCCCTGGGTCGCCGCCGCGGTGGCCATGCGGCCCGCGCGCTCGCGCCGCGACGACGCCGCAACCACCCGCCTGCCGATCGCCGACTGGATCGCGCTCCCGCTGCCGCAAACCTACGTGCGCAGCGCACCGATTCCGCTCCAGCCCCGCAACACCGCCGAGCTCCTCCGCTCGAGCGGCGCCGAAATCATCCCGGCCACCACGCGGGCCGGCCAATCGCCCGGCGGTGTCGTGGTCCTCGATGCGGCAAACCTGCCGGAAGCGGCCGTCGGTCAACTCGTTCGGCTGGCCGCGCTGAGCGGCCCGGTCTTGAGCCGCCTGGCGACGATCGGCGCGGCTCGGCGCGAGAACGATCATCTGCGTCAGATCTCGAGTCGGCTGACGCTCATGCTCAACGCCTTGCCCGACCCCGTGGTCATCACCGACGCGGCCAACAACATCCTGGTGCAGAACGAGCGCGCCGAGCATTTGCTGTCGACCCGGGAGTCGGACTCGCCCGGCCGACGCCGCGCGCTCGAGTTGAACAACCTGCTGTTCACGTCCGGCCTGGCGCGCGCCCTCATGACGGGCGACCTCCGCACCGCGCCGCGCGAGCTCACGCTGGTCGATCCGCTCGAGGGCGTCGAGCTCCTGTTCGAGCTCCTGTCCCATCCGTTAGGCGCCTCGGTCGAGAGCGAAGGCGTCGTGCTCTCCGTGCTGCGCGACGTGACCGATCTCCGCCGCGCCGCCGACGAGCTCGAGCACCAGGTGAAGCGCGGACGCCAGGCCGAGATGCAGGCCACCAAGGAGCGGGACCGGCTCAACCTGATCCTCACCAACGTCGCCGACCCGATTCTCGTCACCGACGACCGCGCGAAGATCCTGCTCATGAACGAGAAAGCCGAGCAGTTGTTCGACGTCGGCGGAACGACCGATACGTACGATTATCGGGTCAAGCAGGCCGCGTTAGGCAACGACACCAAGTTCTCCGCCTTCGTGGGTGAATTCGCGCTCTCGCCCGAACGCGACCGGCACGAACGCATGACCCTCGTCCGTCCCGAAGACGGCACGCTGCTCCCCGTCGAAGTCGTGTCCGGCAAGATCAGCAACGACCGCGGAGAAGCCGTCGCTATCGTGTCCGTGCTGCACGATCTCACGAAGCAAGTGGAGAACGAGCGCCTGTATCGAGAAGTCAAAGCGTTTTCGGACGAGCTCGAGGCCCGCGTGCGCGCGGCCACCAAAGACCTCGAGGCGCAGAACGAGCGGCTCAAATGGCAATCGCAAGAGCTCGAAAAGGCCAACAAGCTCAAGTCGGATTTCCTCGCCAGCATGTCGCACGAGCTTCGGACGCCGATCAACGCGATCATGGGCCACGCGTCGCTCACCATCGACCAGATCCACGGACCGCTCAACGACAGACAGCGCGATGCCCTCCGCCGCATCCGCGCCGCCGCTCAAGACCTCCTCACACTCATCAACGACCTGCTCGACCTCGCCCGCATCGAGGCCGGCAAAATGCCGGTCACCTACGAGCATGTGGACCCGCGCATCATCATCGCCGAAGTCCACCAGCAAGTCGAACCGCTGCTGCAGAAGCGCGGCCTTGCGTTCACGTCGAGCGTGTCCGAAGAGTGCCGCGAGATCGAGACGGATCGCCAGAAGTTCAAACAGATCCTGCTGAACCTCATCTCGAACGCCATCAAGTTCACGCCTCGCGGCGGGATCACCGTCACCGTGTGCATCGAGAACGGCGACGACCTTCGCGTCGACGTGACCGACACCGGCATCGGGATCAAGGGCTCCGATCTGGACATGATCTGGGAAGACTTCCGCCAGGTGGACCAGTCGATGACTCGCGAGGTGGGAGGCACGGGCCTCGGGCTGAGCATCGTGCGCAAACTTCTCGACCGGTTAGGGGGCCGCGCGTCAGTGGTCAGCACGTACGGTGCGGGAACCACCTTCACGCTCGTCTTCCCTCTTTCCCGCGAACGCCGGCGCGACGAGGCCGCCGAGCCGGCCCTTCCGGCCGCCGGCTGA